From the genome of Acropora palmata chromosome 4, jaAcrPala1.3, whole genome shotgun sequence, one region includes:
- the LOC141880196 gene encoding uncharacterized protein LOC141880196, protein MDGRSFENINRIVRSQHFDGEKLDALRSSLGCSSGYLSADQVVQLLQQFPFDDGRTKCVEMCAPRLYGITCDQAASILRIFSFDKSKPRALELIACHITDNNLEALDSAFDFQSEKKRAREILVNRARPVGPGPHTGFPPQPGNYPTGPAQSGQYPTPAPYPGIPPYSGRNPYPAPGPYEAPPGTYPFPAHEGGAQYPAGNVPPPDGSPDTQPGTLFSSFKGFPRPGFPF, encoded by the coding sequence ATGGATGGAagaagttttgaaaatatcaATCGAATCGTACGTTCACAGCATTTTGATGGTGAGAAATTAGATGCGCTTCGAAGCTCCCTGGGTTGCTCGTCTGGTTATCTGTCTGCTGATCAGGTTGTCCAGCTTCTACAGCAGTTTCCTTTCGATGATGGGAGAACGAAATGTGTCGAGATGTGTGCTCCACGACTGTATGGTATCACATGCGATCAGGCAGCCTCTATTCTGCGTATTTTCTCCTTCGACAAATCGAAACCACGAGCCTTGGAATTGATAGCCTGTCATATCACTGATAACAACTTAGAAGCTTTGGATAGTGCTTTCGACTTCCAAAGCGAAAAGAAGCGAGCAAGAGAAATTCTCGTGAATCGTGCGCGTCCTGTTGGCCCAGGCCCTCACACTGGCTTTCCACCACAGCCAGGAAACTACCCTACTGGACCAGCACAATCCGGACAATATCCTACTCCTGCACCATACCCAGGGATTCCACCTTATTCAGGAAGAAACCCCTATCCAGCACCAGGACCGTATGAAGCCCCTCCAGGAACATATCCATTTCCAGCCCATGAAGGAGGGGCACAGTATCCTGCTGGTAATGTTCCACCCCCAGATGGTTCCCCAGATACTCAACCAGGAACTCTGTTTTCATCCTTTAAGGGCTTTCCTCGACCAGGATTTCCTTTTTAA